The Chitinivibrio alkaliphilus ACht1 DNA window CTTCTTATGGAGTATGCCTCTCTTGTGAAATACATCGCTGGAAGAATGGCCTACACCCTTCCCCCCAGTGTTGATAAGGGTGATTTAGAGGGAGCTGGTGTCATGGGGCTTATCAAGGCGGTGGAAACCTTTGATATTACACGGGATATTAAGTTTGAAACCTATGCCAGTCATAAAATCCGCGGGGCAATTTTAGACGAGCTTCGGGCTCTTGATTGGGTTCCTCGATCGGTACGAAAAAAGAATCGAGACTTGCAGCGAGTGTATGCTCACTTGACAGAAGATCTCGGGCGCGCGCCCTATGATGATGAGGTGTGCGAGCACTTGGGTATCTCCCCAAAGGAGTATAAGAAACTTCTTTCTGAAATAGCTCCTACAACAATCTTATCTTTGGAAGAGGCTCTCCCGCGGCGTGGGGGCGATTCAAAAGATCTTAAGCTGATAGACACCATTGAAGATGTTGATGCTGATAATCCCTTGAGCGTACTCGGGTATAAAGAGGTAAAACGGATACTGAAAGAGTCGATTCAAGCCCTACCGGAAAAGGAAAAACTGGTGGTCGCCCTCTATCACTTTGAAGAACTTACCCTAAAAGAGATAGGGGTTGTTTTGAATATTTCGGAGTCGCGGGTGAGTCAAATACACTCAAAAACAATTTTGAAATTGCGTTCTCAAATACTCACTCGTATGGAGCAATAAGTGAATAACATTGATTTGCAGGGGAGTTTTTCAAATACGGATCAGGCAGCACGTATACAGCATCGCGACGATACGGTACACATGACTCAGCAAGAGCATACCGGAGACGTGGTAAAAGAACTCTATGATCAACGTTCTAAACGTCCCAATGAGTTAGAGCAGAAAGAAAAGGCGGAGGTTGATCGAAAATATCGTGAGGCCCAGGAACGCAAGAAAAAGAAAGAACGTGATTCTCAGAATAAACACCGTAAAAAGGAGAATAGAGATGAGCGGGATCGGTCTGCCTCGTCAGGTAAATTTATCGACTATTCCGTGTGATATGTATGTCAAAACGTACTTCTAAGCTCACCTATATTGCATCTCGTATTAGTACAATTCCCACCCTCCCTACGGTTATCTCCAAGATGCTTGAAATGGTAGATAATCCCCGTACGGATGCGCGGAGGCTTGCGCGGGTTATTTCAAATGACCAGTCTCTTACGGCGCGTATCCTCAAAACCGCAAATTCTGCTTTCTATGGATTTTCCCGTGAGATTTCAACCGTTGATACGGCAATTATTGTTATGGGGTTTAATGCCGTTAAGGAAATGGGGCTTTCCCTTTCTGTGTTTGACGCCTTTAAAAACATGGGAACCGTAGAGTCTTTTAATGTAAATCGGTATTGGGAGCACAGTGTTGCCGTGGCAATTAGTTCTAAAATTATTGCGCGGCGACTTTTGTTACCCAAGTCTGAGGAGCTTTTTGTTGCTGGACTTCTCCATGATATTGGAAAAATGGTCTTTGCGCAGTACCTTCCTGATGATTTTAACACTGTTGTGGCTCAGCAGAAACAAGCAAGTTGCAGTTTTCATGAAGCTGAGCGTCATGTTATGGATATCACCCATGCGGGTATTGGCGGGCTTATCGCCCATCGCTGGCACCTTCCAGAGCGCATTGAGCATTCCATACGGTACCACCATTATCACGGAATAGATACGCCCCATTGTCTTGAAGGTATTATTACGGACTTTGCCGATCTTCTTGCACACCGCGCTGGAGTATGTAACGAAGGACATAGAAAAGAGATGGATATTTCTCCGCATATCTCGCACGCCTTTGAAGAACGGGGTGTTATCCTTGATGATTCCTTTGTTGATTCCTGTATCGAAGAAATGTTTCTGGAGTTAGATAGTACAGAGTTCCTTGAGATATTTGTTCCAGATTAATTTATTTAAATACTTGTGTTCATACTTTTATCTATGTATCTTTTTACTTATACTAAGTGGTTATATTACTCAGTTAAGGAGTTTTCATGAAAAGTGTTATCTGGATTGTTGTCGTAGTGCTTGCCTTTGTTGTGGGCATGTTCCTTCCCACTGATTTTGCTGGTTTCGAAGGAGCTCAGGGAGACGCTGCTCTCTCGGAGGAGTCCCTTGCAGAATCCCTTCCTGCCGTGGAGGCCCTTGAGGGTGATACGGAGAAGTTTTCCTATGCGGTTGGGTACAGCTTTGGCCGTGGGTTGCAGGATATTCGCGAACGAGTAGACCAGATGGTACTTTTTTCTGCCTTGCTTTCAGGCATTCAAGGTGACGAGCCTCTTATGACGCCACAGGATGTACAGGCTATTCAACAAAAAGTTATGATGGAAATGCAGCAGGAACAGCAGGCAGCCCAGTCTCAGCGTGCAGAAGAAGGGAAAGAATTCCTCAGTCATAATAAGCGTCAAGAGGGAGTGGTAGAAACAGAGTCGGGGTTACAGTATAAGGTTGTTTCAGAAGGTGACGGCCCCCGTGTTTCCGCTGATGATAAGGTGCAAGTGCATTATGTCGGAACCTTGATTGACGGTGATGTTTTTGATAGCTCTCGTGATCGCGGAACCCCTGCGACATTTAATCTTGACCAAGTAATACCCGGGTGGTCAGAGGGTATCCAATTGATGAATGTTGGTGCAACATACACCTTTTATATTCCGGCAGACCTTGCGTATGGAGAGCGTGGAGCTCCTCCAACAATTGGTCCCAATGAAGTATTAATTTTTGAAGTTGAACTGCTTGATATCGTTGAGGAGTAATCCTCTGTGGGGAGAGGAATGAGACTTCCTCTCCTTTTTTTTGTAATATTTTTGCACCATACACGTAATACCAACTTTACTTTCATTTGTTAGTGTTTTTTATTGTTAGGAGTTTTTATGTCGTTCAGATCCAAAACCTATTCCTTTGTACTCTCTCTTCTTGTTCTCTCTTTTTCGGTATCAGCTGTTACTGTTGAGAGAGTTGACGGTCTTGAGAATGATACGGAGCGTTTTTCCTACTCCATCGGGTACAATTTCGGGAGAGGACTTGAACAACTGGTTGACCATGTAAATCCATCGATTTTATTTGCCTCTCTTGTTTCCGGTACACAGGGAGAAAATCCAAAGCTTTCTCCTGAAGAAGCTCAGGAAATTCAGCAGCAGGTTATTTCTTCAGTACAGCAAGAGCAAGAAGCCGGTGAGGCCGATCGTTCCACAGGAAGCATTGTAGACAACTATGCCGGTAAGGATAATGTCTTAGGTTCTATGTCAGATCTCTCCAGTGAGACAGGTCGTTTTAGCTATGCCGTGGGATACAGTTTTGGTCGTGGCTTAGAACAGGTACAAGACTACATCGATATTGATTTTCTTATCTCTTCTCTTGCCGCAGGTATGGACGGTGAAGATGAGCTTATGAGCGAAGAAGAAGCTCAGGAGATTCAGCAGAAGGTGATGATGGAGATTCAGCAGCAACAGCCTGCGCAGCCGCAGCAACCACAGCAACCGGCTCCTGTGCAATAAAAGTTGTTTCTCTTTAAAATTTCTCTATAAGACGCGCACTCCTTGTGAGTGCGCGTTTCCTTTTTTCTCCAAAGAGAATGATCCATGGTGATTGCGTTTTAGGTATAAATAGTATATTTTTGAGCAACCTTTATGACTGGAGCAAGTATGTACTGGAAAAATGCCTTTATCTATACCTTACGAGAAGATCCTTCCGAGGCGGAAATTATCAGCCATAAACTTATGATTCGTGCCGGCATGATTTCAAAAGTTTCTTCCGGTATTTACAATTACCTTCCCCTTGGGTTGCGGGTTATTCGTAACATAGAACGGATCATTCGCGAAGAGATGGAGGCGGCCGGTGCGGCGGAATTATTAATGCCTGCAGTTGTTCCTGCCTCTCTGTGGCAGGAGAGTGGGCGATGGGATCTTTATGGCCGTGAATTGCTTCGTGTAAAAGATCGTAAAGACAATGAGTTTTGTATTGGTCCAACCCATGAAGAGGTGGTTGTAGATATTGTACGTCGGTCTGTGAAGTCGTATAAGGATCTCCCTCTCAATGTCTATCAGATTCAGAGTAAATTTCGTGATGAGATTCGTCCTCGCTTTGGGTTAATGCGTGGCCGTGAATTTATTATGAAAGACGCGTACTCCTTTCACGCAAGTGATGTATGTCTTGAGAAAACATATCAGTTAATGAAGCAGGTATATACCAATATTTTTTCCCGTTTTGGTCTTGATTTTCGCCCTGTAGAGGCAGACTCAGGAGCTATCGGTGGAGATGTGACCCATGAATTTCATGTCCTTGCTGATTCAGGAGAGGATAAAATAATCTTTTGCCCGGAATGTGACTACGCTGCAAATGTTGAAAAGGCAGCCGCACAAAGGGATACTCATTTTGGTGCGTCCTTAGAAGAGATTGCG harbors:
- a CDS encoding FKBP-type peptidyl-prolyl cis-trans isomerase, which produces MKSVIWIVVVVLAFVVGMFLPTDFAGFEGAQGDAALSEESLAESLPAVEALEGDTEKFSYAVGYSFGRGLQDIRERVDQMVLFSALLSGIQGDEPLMTPQDVQAIQQKVMMEMQQEQQAAQSQRAEEGKEFLSHNKRQEGVVETESGLQYKVVSEGDGPRVSADDKVQVHYVGTLIDGDVFDSSRDRGTPATFNLDQVIPGWSEGIQLMNVGATYTFYIPADLAYGERGAPPTIGPNEVLIFEVELLDIVEE
- a CDS encoding FKBP-type peptidyl-prolyl cis-trans isomerase N-terminal domain-containing protein, which produces MSFRSKTYSFVLSLLVLSFSVSAVTVERVDGLENDTERFSYSIGYNFGRGLEQLVDHVNPSILFASLVSGTQGENPKLSPEEAQEIQQQVISSVQQEQEAGEADRSTGSIVDNYAGKDNVLGSMSDLSSETGRFSYAVGYSFGRGLEQVQDYIDIDFLISSLAAGMDGEDELMSEEEAQEIQQKVMMEIQQQQPAQPQQPQQPAPVQ
- a CDS encoding HDOD domain-containing protein; the protein is MSKRTSKLTYIASRISTIPTLPTVISKMLEMVDNPRTDARRLARVISNDQSLTARILKTANSAFYGFSREISTVDTAIIVMGFNAVKEMGLSLSVFDAFKNMGTVESFNVNRYWEHSVAVAISSKIIARRLLLPKSEELFVAGLLHDIGKMVFAQYLPDDFNTVVAQQKQASCSFHEAERHVMDITHAGIGGLIAHRWHLPERIEHSIRYHHYHGIDTPHCLEGIITDFADLLAHRAGVCNEGHRKEMDISPHISHAFEERGVILDDSFVDSCIEEMFLELDSTEFLEIFVPD
- a CDS encoding FliA/WhiG family RNA polymerase sigma factor, with product MAELAHLWKQYKEHNSKVAMDKLLMEYASLVKYIAGRMAYTLPPSVDKGDLEGAGVMGLIKAVETFDITRDIKFETYASHKIRGAILDELRALDWVPRSVRKKNRDLQRVYAHLTEDLGRAPYDDEVCEHLGISPKEYKKLLSEIAPTTILSLEEALPRRGGDSKDLKLIDTIEDVDADNPLSVLGYKEVKRILKESIQALPEKEKLVVALYHFEELTLKEIGVVLNISESRVSQIHSKTILKLRSQILTRMEQ